In Ctenopharyngodon idella isolate HZGC_01 chromosome 1, HZGC01, whole genome shotgun sequence, a single genomic region encodes these proteins:
- the LOC127498764 gene encoding B-cell receptor CD22-like, translated as MAPPLHLIFLLMIHRVSSADWGVSYSPSHICALKDSSVIMSCTYTYPAGYQIKKVFWTKGTVKKGVESPDLSEDPEYSQRLQYLGDKQQNCTMRLSHVTLKDSHKYYFRFITNITEGKWFGKPGVTLAVTDLQVESPERVTEGDSVRLTCKSSCTLTDRATFIWYRNSQPLTERRDRNNELLLQSVRREDAGRYSCAVQGHNHTSPAVQLNIVYAPNSISVSISPSGEMVSGDSVTLICSNDSNPAALNFSWFKRGTFVGSGRIYNISKISSDDSGEYKCRSRNEHNESYSDTVMLNVMYRPRNISVLIIQSGQIWAGDSVTLICSSDSNPPALNFSWFKENKSSAVGSGQSFSALQSGRFYCQAYNQHGSQRSDAVTVTVKGHLVILYISIGVVCGAAVIIMMLIWGIRWMKERNNTQESQMVHSRPHHDRHKSCDVELNEPVYENVTAAQLDDCKSELNSSVYENLPHYNKRL; from the exons ATGGCTCCTCCTCTTCATCTGATCTTTCTGCTCATGATTCACA GGGTTTCTAGTGCTGATTGGGGTGTGAGTTACAGTccttcacacatctgtgcaCTAAAGGACTCATCAGTGATAATGAGCTGCACTTATACATACCCTGCTGGATATCAGATCAAGAAAGTCTTCTGGACAAAAGGCACTGTAAAAAAGGGTGTTGAGTCTCCAGATCTGTCTGAGGACCCTGAATACAGTCAGAGGCTTCAGTATCTGGGAGataaacagcagaactgcacTATGAGactgagtcatgtgacactgaaggattcacacaaGTACTATTTCAGATTCATCACCAATATAACAGAAGGAAAATGGTTTGGTAAACCAGGAGTGACTCTTGCTGTCACAG atcttcaggtggagtctcctgagagagtgacagagggagattcagtccgtctgacatgtaaaagcagctgcactctgactgacagagcaacattcatctggtacagaaactcacagccattaactgagagaagagacagaaacaatgaactcctgctgcagtcagtcagaagagaggatgCAGGCAGATATAGCTGTGCTGTACAAGGACACAATCACACCTCTCCTGCTGTTCAGCTCAATATCGTGT ATGCACCAAACAGCAtctcagtgtccatcagtccatctggtgaaatggtgtcaggagattcagtgactctgatctgcagcaaTGATTCAAACCCtgctgctctgaacttcagctggtttaaacGAGGAACATttgtaggatctggaagaatctacaacatctcaaagatcagctctgatgacagtggagaatacaagtgcAGATCCAGAAATGAACATAATGAGTCATACTCTGATACTGTGATGTTAAacgtcatgt ACCGACCGAGGAACATCTCTGTGCTCATCATTCAGTCTGGTCAGATTTGggcaggagattcagtgactctgatctgcagcagtgattcaaaccctcctgctctgaacttcagctggtttaaggaGAATAAAAGCTCAGCTGTTGGatctggacagagtttcagtgcACTACAGAGTGGACGCTTCTACTGTCAGGCTTACAATCAACATGGATCTCAGAGATCAGACGCTGTAACTGTGACTGTTAAAG GACATCTGGTGATATTATACATATCCATTGGAGTGGTTTGTGGAGCTGCAGTGATCATCATGATGCTGATTTG GGGAATCAGGTGGATGAAAGAGAGAAATAACACACAGGAGTCTCAG ATGGTTCATTCCAGACCTCATCATGACAGACACAAATCTTGTGATGTTGAATTGAATGAACCTGTGTATGAGAATGTTACG GCTGCTCAACTTGATGATTGTAAATCCGAACTGAACTCGTCTGTGTATGAAAATCTTCCA CATTACAACAAGAGGctgtaa